Below is a genomic region from Oncorhynchus masou masou isolate Uvic2021 unplaced genomic scaffold, UVic_Omas_1.1 unplaced_scaffold_5181, whole genome shotgun sequence.
CCGAAGCCTGGGGCTGCCCTGCAGGTGTACCCGGAGGGGGTTGGTTCTGGTCTGGTTGGATCGTGCCCCCAGGCTGGACCAGCAGCTCTTTGACCAGGGTTCCCAGCCGGGGTGTTACGTGGGATGATGCGTTTCCTAATGGCCGAGGCCATGCCCCCCTGCTTGGCTATGACATATACACGCTTCTGTCCCCCCGTGTCACAGCCGTGTACACGTGCTTCCACGTCTGGACGCTGCCGTTTCCCAGCACGTACACAATGGTCTCGGTCTCCGACCCCTGACGCACAGAGAAGGAAGGTGCAGTACAACTGAAGAATTCCATCAGAGAAAATGTCTAACGGGTTAGAATCTACTGAATTGCTTAGTTTAAATCATTCGCTCGTCGGTTTatgaatggagacagagagaacacacacactcccacacacacacacacacacacactcccacacacctGGAAGGTGTGTATGGTCCTAGCCCAGGCGTGTTGCAGTTTACATTCTCTCTGCAGCTCCCTGAAGGAAACACACAGCGTCCGTCCGTCACCATCATCCAGAGTCAAGTACCTCTGCTTCCTGTTCCGCTGTGAGCCCGCCTCCTCCTCTGTCACGTCCTGTCATAGGAGGAGACAACCAAAGAGCACGGCTCAGCCAATTAGAATTGAGCAGCTTACAGAATATGAGAATGTGAGAAATGAGAGGACCAATAgttacatgtttaataaagaatATCTCTCCGTTACAAAGACGCTCTTTATTCTTCTCTTTGCTTTTCATTTTGTCACCACTTCGTCTCTCTGTGTGGCCCcgttccctctccgtctctccctccgtccagACCAGGAAGTCTCTGCTTGGTCCTGGCCCGGTCAGATACGTAGCTGTTCTCCAGGTCCTCTGCTTCAGGAGACACTTCCTTGTTCCTGTCTGTGACGTAGCCGTTCTTTGTACAGCAGACTTTATCTCTCGGCTGGAAAGCTAGTCGGTTCTTGTTGTTTCTGAGGTAAAAGATCGACACATCAAACCCAAATTATTTATCTATCGACAGATAAGGAGGCCAGCTGGGATTTCTAACAGAAACAACGAGGACGAGGAGACGAGGCCTCCTCACATTGCACATTCTTCCTTTTTTACAACTGGTACAACAGCTCTATCTGGTGGTCCATTCATGACACAGCAGTAAAACCAATTTCTTCTAACCCCCCTTCACAGTGGCAGAAACGGCATCTCTCCCTACAGCATCTCTTCCTATAGCAGCAGAAACAGCATCTCTTCCT
It encodes:
- the LOC135535824 gene encoding DNA helicase B-like — encoded protein: MKSKEKNKERLCNGEIFFIKHDVTEEEAGSQRNRKQRYLTLDDGDGRTLCVSFRELQRECKLQHAWARTIHTFQGSETETIVYVLGNGSVQTWKHVYTAVTRGDRSVYMS